In Leifsonia sp. ZF2019, a genomic segment contains:
- a CDS encoding GlxA family transcriptional regulator — translation MEVLFIALPDLNLLDLSGPAQVFSAASALGADYRLRWVGEASRVVSAQGLALDGLEPLAEAAADENTLVVVPGVDLGTVLRRAGSAGLVAPEVLEWTRRAHAAGARLASVCTGAVVLGDAGLLDGRRCTTHWSAVAAMRERYPEARVLDDVLFVHDGSVSTSAGIASGIDLALALVEADRGPAFAASVARELVVYTRRNGSSAPTSPFLAHRDHLDPVVHAVQDTLASDLAGDHPLAELAARAHLSPRGLSRAFVAATGLTPAQYHTELRLGHARTLLRASTLTIEEIARACGYADPRHFRRMFGTHEGVSPSAYRLTAA, via the coding sequence GTGGAAGTCCTGTTCATCGCCCTCCCCGACCTCAACCTGCTCGATCTGTCCGGCCCGGCGCAGGTCTTCTCGGCCGCTTCGGCGCTCGGGGCTGACTACCGGCTCCGTTGGGTCGGAGAGGCGAGTCGCGTCGTGAGTGCTCAGGGATTGGCGCTCGACGGATTGGAGCCGCTGGCCGAGGCCGCCGCCGACGAGAACACGCTGGTGGTCGTGCCGGGCGTGGACCTCGGCACCGTCCTCCGGCGAGCGGGATCGGCGGGGCTCGTCGCGCCGGAGGTTCTCGAGTGGACGCGGCGTGCCCATGCCGCCGGGGCCCGGCTGGCGTCGGTCTGCACCGGCGCTGTCGTGCTGGGCGACGCCGGCCTGCTCGACGGGCGCCGGTGCACGACCCACTGGAGCGCGGTCGCCGCGATGCGTGAGCGGTATCCCGAAGCGCGCGTACTCGATGACGTGCTGTTCGTGCACGACGGATCCGTGAGCACGAGCGCTGGAATTGCCTCGGGCATCGACCTCGCGCTCGCGTTGGTCGAGGCCGACCGCGGGCCGGCGTTCGCCGCATCCGTCGCTCGCGAACTCGTGGTGTACACCCGTCGGAACGGCTCGTCCGCCCCGACCAGCCCGTTCCTCGCCCATCGCGACCATCTGGACCCGGTTGTGCACGCGGTGCAGGACACGCTCGCCTCCGACCTGGCGGGCGATCATCCGCTCGCAGAGCTCGCCGCGCGAGCGCATCTCTCCCCGCGCGGGCTCAGTCGGGCATTCGTCGCGGCGACGGGGCTCACGCCCGCCCAATACCACACCGAGCTTCGACTCGGGCATGCCCGAACCCTCCTGCGGGCCTCGACGCTGACGATCGAGGAGATCGCTCGGGCCTGCGGATACGCCGACCCCCGGCACTTCCGGCGGATGTTCGGCACGCACGAAGGTGTCTCGCCGTCGGCCTATCGATTGACCGCGGCCTGA
- a CDS encoding NAD-dependent epimerase/dehydratase family protein gives MKLFVAGASGVLGRAFLPLALAAGHEVVGMTRSERGEEVIRSLGATPVVADALDPVAVTGAVSSARPDAIVDLLTDLASGDSASNARLRVEGTRNLVDAAHALRVETMIAESISWIYPSGAEAADEDTPLDLNAAEPRGTTVHAVAALEDAVRELPHAVVLRFGLLYGPGTWYAADGRYGDAARAGSLPATETAASFIHVDDAARAALLALEWPSGTWNIVDDEPAAGIEWTPVFAASVDGPAPQRRESGDVSRPVSNARAKGQGLVLRHPSWRAGFLQ, from the coding sequence ATGAAGCTTTTCGTCGCCGGAGCCTCCGGAGTGCTCGGACGTGCGTTTCTCCCACTCGCGCTCGCCGCCGGTCACGAGGTGGTCGGAATGACGAGGTCCGAGCGCGGTGAGGAGGTGATCCGCTCGCTCGGCGCGACCCCGGTGGTCGCCGACGCGCTGGACCCGGTCGCGGTGACGGGGGCGGTGTCGTCCGCACGGCCCGACGCGATCGTCGATCTCCTCACCGACCTCGCCTCCGGCGACTCGGCGAGCAACGCGCGGCTCCGCGTCGAGGGGACGCGGAACCTCGTGGACGCCGCGCACGCCTTGCGCGTGGAGACGATGATCGCCGAGAGCATCTCGTGGATCTATCCGTCGGGTGCCGAGGCCGCCGATGAGGACACACCGCTCGACCTGAACGCCGCCGAGCCCCGCGGTACGACCGTCCACGCGGTCGCAGCGCTCGAGGATGCGGTGCGTGAGCTCCCGCACGCCGTCGTCCTGCGCTTCGGCCTGTTGTACGGGCCCGGAACCTGGTATGCGGCCGACGGCCGATACGGCGACGCCGCGCGCGCGGGGAGCCTGCCGGCGACCGAGACCGCCGCGTCGTTCATCCACGTGGACGACGCCGCTCGTGCGGCGCTGCTCGCTCTGGAGTGGCCGAGCGGGACATGGAACATCGTGGACGACGAACCGGCGGCCGGCATCGAGTGGACGCCTGTCTTCGCGGCATCCGTCGACGGTCCTGCACCGCAACGCCGCGAGAGCGGCGACGTCAGCCGGCCGGTCAGCAACGCGCGCGCGAAAGGGCAGGGACTCGTGCTGCGCCATCCGAGTTGGAGAGCGGGATTCCTGCAGTGA
- the pdxR gene encoding MocR-like pyridoxine biosynthesis transcription factor PdxR translates to MDLFLSLDPSIAKRRAVETALRRSVALGQLPVGSRVPGTRELATELGVARGTVTAAIDDLVADGVLVTRERAGTFVARAPGASDAARVAPVEPTMRWDLRPGRPEAGSFPLARWSAALRRAAAGWTPTGADEDARGSLELRAQLAAYLARARGVETTPDSVVVCAGYRSATNVLAVALRGQGAERVAIEDPALPALDTAWRWAGVQTVDLPVDAAGARVDLLDSSIDAAVLTPAHQFPLGVVLSAARRRDVLSWAAASRSVVIEDDYDGEFRFDRRPVAALQRSAPDRVIYIGSTSKSLDPRLRLGWMVLPPDLVGPVAATTLALTGGVPELDQLALAELIRSGDYERHIRRQRREYARRRVLLDQVLAQAGSTATGISAGLQAIVPLPPRSHGDEGGTLRAGDAMLHTLGRYSRTDDHPPSAVVGFATPPRSQFDAAIHAFARWLREASGSDAARVIAPSPRHHAG, encoded by the coding sequence GTGGACCTCTTCCTCTCGCTCGATCCGTCGATTGCGAAACGTCGTGCGGTGGAGACGGCGCTGCGGCGGAGCGTCGCCCTCGGGCAGCTCCCGGTCGGCAGCCGTGTGCCGGGCACCCGGGAGCTCGCGACCGAGCTCGGCGTTGCCCGCGGGACGGTCACCGCCGCGATCGACGATCTGGTGGCCGACGGGGTACTCGTCACGCGGGAACGCGCGGGAACGTTCGTGGCCCGCGCACCCGGCGCGTCGGACGCAGCCCGCGTCGCTCCTGTCGAGCCGACGATGCGGTGGGACCTGCGCCCCGGCCGGCCCGAGGCCGGCTCCTTCCCGCTCGCGCGATGGAGCGCCGCGCTTCGCCGGGCGGCAGCGGGATGGACGCCGACGGGGGCCGACGAGGACGCGCGCGGCAGCCTGGAGCTTCGGGCTCAGCTCGCCGCCTACCTCGCGCGGGCCCGCGGCGTCGAGACGACGCCGGACTCGGTCGTCGTCTGCGCCGGTTACCGTTCCGCGACGAACGTGCTGGCGGTAGCGCTGCGCGGACAGGGAGCCGAGAGGGTCGCGATCGAGGATCCGGCGCTTCCCGCGCTGGACACGGCTTGGCGCTGGGCGGGTGTGCAGACCGTCGACCTGCCGGTGGATGCGGCCGGCGCCCGCGTCGATCTGCTCGACTCCTCGATCGATGCCGCCGTCCTGACTCCGGCGCATCAGTTCCCGCTCGGCGTCGTTCTCAGCGCCGCGCGGCGGCGCGACGTGCTCTCGTGGGCGGCTGCCTCGCGTTCCGTCGTCATCGAGGACGACTACGACGGCGAGTTCCGCTTCGATCGCCGCCCCGTGGCCGCGCTGCAGCGCTCCGCGCCGGACCGGGTGATCTACATCGGCAGTACGAGCAAATCACTCGACCCGCGACTCCGGCTCGGCTGGATGGTACTTCCTCCGGATCTCGTCGGGCCGGTCGCGGCGACGACCCTGGCGCTGACCGGCGGGGTGCCGGAGCTGGATCAGCTCGCGCTGGCCGAGCTGATCCGAAGCGGAGACTACGAGCGCCATATCCGCCGCCAGCGGCGCGAGTACGCGCGGCGTCGCGTCCTCCTCGATCAGGTGCTGGCCCAGGCCGGGTCGACCGCCACCGGCATCTCCGCCGGCCTGCAGGCGATCGTCCCCCTTCCTCCCCGGTCACACGGTGACGAGGGCGGCACCCTTCGCGCGGGCGATGCGATGCTCCACACGCTCGGCCGGTATTCCCGGACCGACGACCACCCGCCGTCGGCGGTCGTCGGGTTCGCGACACCGCCCCGCTCCCAGTTCGACGCCGCCATCCACGCTTTCGCGCGGTGGCTGCGGGAGGCGTCCGGCTCCGATGCAGCCCGGGTCATCGCCCCGTCGCCGCGTCACCACGCAGGGTGA
- a CDS encoding PaaI family thioesterase: MTRDCDGDLPVLAFLQRAIDGTLSPDDTTHLTYPTPISRLLGFELVGVSERAAEVRFVADVSRHGNQQGTLHGGMLCELADAAMGTAHSTAIVAGESFTSLDLDARFLRPVWSGPLIARARCTHAGRTISHYACDVLREDGKPVASFTSAILTLRGDAATGR, encoded by the coding sequence ATGACGCGCGACTGCGACGGTGATCTGCCGGTGCTCGCCTTCCTGCAGCGCGCGATCGACGGGACCCTGTCGCCCGACGACACCACCCACCTGACGTACCCCACCCCCATCTCGCGTCTGCTCGGGTTCGAGCTGGTCGGGGTGTCCGAGCGTGCCGCTGAGGTCCGGTTCGTCGCCGACGTGTCGCGACACGGGAACCAGCAGGGGACACTCCACGGCGGGATGCTGTGCGAGCTGGCGGATGCGGCGATGGGGACCGCGCACTCGACGGCGATCGTCGCCGGCGAATCGTTCACGAGCCTCGATCTGGACGCGCGGTTCCTCCGCCCCGTCTGGTCCGGGCCGCTCATCGCGCGAGCCCGGTGCACGCACGCCGGACGGACCATCAGTCACTATGCGTGCGACGTCCTCCGTGAGGACGGGAAGCCGGTGGCCTCCTTCACGAGCGCGATCCTCACCCTGCGTGGTGACGCGGCGACGGGGCGATGA
- a CDS encoding bifunctional hydroxymethylpyrimidine kinase/phosphomethylpyrimidine kinase encodes MSRQRVVPRVLSIAGTDPTGGAGIQADLKSIAANGGYGMAVVTALVAQNTHGVRAVHVPPPAFLAQQLDAVSDDVEIDAVKIGMLGTAEVIGVVADWLDRVRPPLVVLDPVAVATSGDRLLDADAEDALRRLVSQVDLVTPNVPELAVLAESTVAVSWEEALAQAGRVAARHGVRVLAKGGHLTGEHLPDALVEAVDGAVSVTEFPGLRIATRNTHGTGCSLSSAVATRVAATGDWVRAAAESKQWLAESIRHGSELEVGTGNGPISHFAGLWRRGGTTTAPTAEDVESAWWNEIGALRADIDDLPFVRGLGDGTLPRDEFLGYLAQDALYLRDYARVLAHAARLAPASDELVFWADSAQGAIAGELQLHESWLTEEALRAVEPDPVTTAYLNHLLATAARGDYRVLAAALLPCFWIYQDVGERLHALSHERHPYRSWLDTYAEPAFADATRRAIGIVTELAATSDEATRRAMGLAFRESAAHERAFFAARRGAPRA; translated from the coding sequence ATGAGCCGGCAGCGTGTCGTACCGCGAGTGCTGAGCATCGCCGGCACCGACCCCACCGGCGGCGCCGGCATCCAGGCGGATCTGAAGAGCATCGCCGCGAACGGCGGTTACGGCATGGCGGTCGTCACAGCGCTCGTCGCCCAGAACACCCACGGCGTCCGTGCCGTCCATGTGCCTCCCCCGGCGTTCCTCGCCCAGCAACTCGATGCCGTCTCCGACGACGTGGAGATCGACGCGGTCAAGATCGGAATGCTCGGCACCGCCGAGGTGATCGGGGTGGTCGCCGATTGGCTCGACCGGGTGCGGCCTCCTCTGGTCGTGCTCGACCCCGTGGCGGTCGCCACCAGCGGCGACCGCCTCCTCGACGCCGATGCGGAGGACGCGCTGCGTCGACTCGTCTCGCAGGTGGACCTGGTGACACCGAACGTCCCCGAGCTCGCGGTCCTCGCGGAGTCGACCGTCGCCGTCTCCTGGGAGGAGGCGCTTGCGCAGGCGGGTCGGGTCGCCGCTCGGCACGGTGTTCGGGTGCTCGCCAAGGGCGGACACCTGACAGGGGAGCACCTCCCCGATGCGCTCGTCGAGGCCGTCGACGGCGCTGTCTCGGTGACCGAGTTCCCGGGGCTGCGCATCGCCACGCGCAACACGCACGGCACAGGGTGCTCGCTGTCCTCCGCGGTCGCGACCCGGGTCGCCGCCACGGGGGACTGGGTGCGAGCCGCGGCGGAATCCAAGCAGTGGCTCGCCGAGAGCATTCGTCACGGGTCCGAGCTCGAGGTGGGCACCGGCAATGGGCCGATCAGCCACTTCGCCGGTCTCTGGCGTCGAGGGGGCACCACGACGGCCCCGACGGCGGAGGACGTCGAGAGCGCCTGGTGGAACGAGATCGGCGCCCTCCGCGCCGACATCGACGACCTGCCGTTCGTGCGCGGGCTCGGCGACGGGACCCTGCCCCGCGACGAGTTCCTGGGGTATCTGGCCCAGGACGCCCTCTACCTGCGCGACTACGCCCGGGTGCTCGCCCATGCCGCACGCCTCGCGCCGGCCTCGGACGAGCTCGTGTTCTGGGCCGACAGCGCGCAGGGGGCGATCGCGGGAGAGCTGCAGCTCCACGAGAGCTGGCTGACTGAGGAAGCACTGCGAGCCGTGGAGCCGGACCCGGTGACGACGGCCTACCTGAACCACCTGCTCGCGACGGCGGCCCGAGGGGACTACCGGGTGCTCGCTGCGGCGCTCCTCCCGTGCTTCTGGATCTATCAGGACGTCGGGGAGCGCCTGCACGCTCTCTCGCACGAGCGGCACCCGTACCGGTCGTGGCTCGACACCTATGCCGAACCCGCATTCGCTGACGCCACCCGGCGGGCGATCGGCATCGTCACAGAACTCGCCGCGACCTCCGACGAGGCGACACGGCGCGCGATGGGGCTCGCGTTCCGCGAGTCCGCCGCGCACGAGCGGGCGTTCTTCGCCGCACGCCGAGGGGCGCCGCGGGCATGA
- the thiE gene encoding thiamine phosphate synthase — translation MTSDLSLYLVTDSGLAAAAGHDLVELVRAAAANGVTAVQLREKEATARGFLDTVLRVSEAIPDRVALIVNDRVDVFLAARAAGARITGVHVGQSDLPPEAVRGLIGSDAVLGLSASTPEQLAAASDSGVVDYVGIGALHATATKRDAPPPLGHEEFARLVALSALPAVAIGGVHAADLGALRRAGAAGAAVVSAICGSADPGQAARELRTAWDAA, via the coding sequence ATGACGAGCGATCTCTCCCTCTACCTGGTCACCGATTCCGGCCTGGCCGCAGCGGCCGGTCACGATCTCGTCGAGCTGGTCCGAGCCGCCGCGGCCAACGGCGTGACGGCGGTGCAGCTCCGAGAGAAGGAGGCCACGGCCCGCGGGTTCCTCGACACGGTGCTGCGGGTCTCGGAGGCGATCCCGGATCGAGTCGCGCTGATCGTCAACGACCGGGTGGACGTGTTCCTCGCCGCCCGTGCTGCGGGAGCGCGGATCACGGGCGTCCATGTGGGGCAGTCCGATCTTCCGCCCGAGGCGGTGCGAGGGCTCATCGGCTCCGACGCCGTCCTCGGGCTGAGCGCCTCGACGCCGGAGCAATTGGCCGCGGCGTCCGACTCCGGCGTCGTCGACTACGTCGGCATCGGCGCGCTGCACGCGACCGCGACGAAACGCGACGCTCCGCCGCCGCTCGGTCACGAGGAGTTCGCCCGGCTGGTCGCCCTGAGCGCGCTCCCGGCGGTCGCGATCGGAGGGGTGCACGCGGCCGATCTGGGAGCGCTGCGCCGGGCGGGCGCCGCCGGCGCGGCGGTCGTGTCGGCGATCTGCGGGTCCGCCGACCCCGGACAGGCGGCCCGCGAGCTGCGCACGGCATGGGATGCCGCATGA
- the thiM gene encoding hydroxyethylthiazole kinase, translating into MTRTPRNQIESIVSLHAEVRTRAPLVQCITNAVVTNFTANVLLALGAAPAMVDIPGEAGVFAGIASGVLVNLGTPNAEQREAMREAASAATHAGTPWVLDPVAIGALPVRTALAAELKTARPTVVRGNASEIIAFDGAGAGGRGVDATDVVEDAASAARRIALATGGVVAVSGPVDLVTDGIDESRLGNGNALLTRVTGGGCALGAVMAAFAGVTADRFAATVAAITVYNVAAELAAERAGGPGTFASLFLDALAGVDAEILRARAVVR; encoded by the coding sequence ATGACGCGCACGCCACGAAACCAGATCGAGTCCATCGTCTCTCTGCACGCGGAGGTGCGCACCCGCGCGCCGCTCGTGCAATGCATCACCAACGCCGTGGTGACGAACTTCACGGCCAACGTCCTGCTCGCCCTCGGCGCCGCCCCGGCCATGGTGGACATCCCGGGAGAGGCGGGCGTCTTCGCCGGGATCGCGTCGGGCGTGCTCGTCAACCTCGGCACTCCGAACGCGGAGCAGCGCGAAGCGATGCGGGAGGCGGCGTCGGCCGCCACCCACGCCGGCACCCCGTGGGTGCTCGACCCCGTCGCGATCGGCGCCCTGCCGGTTCGCACGGCGCTCGCCGCAGAATTGAAGACGGCACGCCCGACGGTCGTGCGGGGGAACGCCTCCGAGATCATCGCGTTCGACGGGGCGGGCGCGGGTGGTCGCGGCGTCGACGCGACGGACGTCGTCGAGGACGCGGCGTCCGCCGCCCGTCGGATCGCCCTCGCCACCGGCGGCGTGGTGGCGGTGTCGGGGCCGGTGGATCTCGTGACCGACGGCATCGACGAGTCGCGTCTGGGCAACGGGAATGCGCTGCTGACCCGGGTCACCGGAGGGGGGTGCGCGCTGGGTGCGGTGATGGCCGCGTTCGCGGGCGTGACGGCGGACCGGTTCGCCGCCACGGTCGCGGCGATCACGGTCTACAACGTCGCGGCAGAGCTCGCGGCCGAGCGCGCCGGAGGGCCCGGGACCTTCGCGTCCCTGTTCCTGGACGCGCTCGCGGGGGTCGACGCTGAGATCCTGCGTGCACGGGCGGTGGTCCGATGA
- a CDS encoding amidohydrolase family protein, translating into MTSHPDDPRETPATSSRRTFLKTTGFIALGLGAAAASGGPLLSTLTSGNLPPQSPHATAPALRIDHVTIVDPRDGSRRPDMSIETRGGRIVATTAFPGPAVSGMRVVDGEGRYAVPGYNNMHTHVLQEERSELFMATMLREGTTGMRQMAGPDEVLRRRAQNRLSLGPRTPALLTMPGAILMPFNSPTVGRVRREISRQKALGADFIKLIMVERDVFFAAVSWAHAQGLTIGGHLPPSVSPGEASDAGYDFLEHLGTSANIWIETSSDRAALRAAADTSLALPNALGYVPFAEQLFGSPFVTKLTATTLLNPALSDRADNIPVLQQALNTFDDGAARDLARTFLKNSTWQTPTLSRLRTEYRMDAPEYTDHPWLRMLSPQVRKDYQTTRTKFLDLPAQRRDAYHQYYDTAVTFVGILHAEGVPIMTGTDGPGGNPGQDLRSEFRELASAGLAPLDVLRATTTVPASFLGRSDRMGAIDAGMRADLLLLDNDPLTSVENLMDISAVVNGGHYATAAELDQTIDRLLASEEDA; encoded by the coding sequence ATGACCTCGCACCCTGACGACCCTCGCGAGACGCCCGCCACGTCATCACGCCGAACGTTCCTCAAGACCACCGGCTTCATCGCACTGGGTCTCGGGGCCGCCGCGGCATCGGGTGGGCCTCTCCTGTCCACGTTGACGAGCGGGAACCTTCCGCCGCAGTCGCCGCACGCGACCGCGCCTGCGTTGCGGATCGACCACGTGACCATCGTGGATCCGCGCGACGGGAGCCGCCGCCCCGATATGTCCATCGAGACGCGCGGCGGCAGAATCGTGGCCACGACGGCCTTTCCCGGACCCGCGGTCTCCGGCATGCGGGTCGTGGACGGTGAAGGCAGGTACGCCGTGCCGGGCTACAACAACATGCACACCCACGTCCTGCAGGAGGAACGCTCTGAACTGTTCATGGCCACGATGCTGCGTGAGGGGACGACCGGGATGCGGCAGATGGCCGGCCCCGACGAGGTGCTCCGGCGCCGTGCGCAGAATCGGCTCTCGCTCGGGCCCCGAACGCCCGCTCTGCTGACGATGCCCGGGGCGATCCTGATGCCCTTCAACTCACCCACCGTCGGGAGGGTGCGCCGCGAGATCAGCCGTCAGAAGGCTCTCGGCGCCGACTTCATCAAACTCATCATGGTGGAGCGCGACGTGTTCTTCGCCGCGGTGAGCTGGGCGCACGCCCAGGGTTTGACGATCGGCGGCCACCTGCCGCCGTCGGTCAGTCCGGGTGAGGCGTCGGACGCCGGCTACGACTTCCTCGAACACCTCGGCACCAGTGCCAACATCTGGATCGAGACCTCGAGCGACCGCGCAGCGCTCCGGGCCGCGGCCGACACCTCTCTCGCGCTGCCGAACGCACTCGGCTACGTGCCGTTCGCCGAACAGCTCTTCGGGAGTCCCTTTGTCACCAAGCTGACCGCGACGACGCTGCTGAACCCCGCCCTGTCCGATCGGGCCGACAACATCCCGGTGCTCCAGCAGGCGCTGAACACCTTCGACGACGGCGCCGCGCGGGATCTCGCGCGAACCTTCCTGAAGAACAGCACCTGGCAGACGCCCACGCTCTCGCGACTGCGCACCGAGTACAGGATGGACGCCCCGGAGTACACGGACCACCCGTGGTTGAGGATGCTCTCACCACAGGTGAGGAAGGACTATCAGACCACTCGGACGAAGTTCCTCGATCTGCCCGCCCAGCGGCGAGACGCCTACCACCAGTACTACGACACCGCCGTGACGTTCGTCGGAATCCTCCACGCAGAAGGAGTGCCGATCATGACCGGAACGGACGGTCCGGGCGGCAATCCCGGGCAGGACCTGCGGTCCGAATTCCGGGAGCTGGCCTCCGCCGGCCTCGCGCCGCTCGACGTGCTGCGGGCGACCACGACCGTTCCGGCGAGCTTCCTCGGCCGTTCCGACCGCATGGGGGCCATCGACGCGGGGATGCGGGCCGATCTCCTCCTCCTCGACAACGACCCGCTCACGAGCGTGGAGAACCTCATGGACATCAGCGCCGTCGTGAACGGCGGGCATTACGCGACCGCCGCCGAGCTCGACCAGACGATCGACCGGCTGCTCGCATCCGAGGAGGACGCATGA
- a CDS encoding amidohydrolase family protein, which translates to MPSPLVDVHAHFVTDDYVAGARAAGIEHPDGMPGWPGFDVGDQLASMDRRGIARAVLSLSSPGVHLVAGRDAEAAAMAEHVNDVALGYVDDHPGRFDCFASVPLPDVDAALRELTRAMTAGATGIAVESNAHGQYLGDPALEPLWAELDRRRGILFIHPTSPVSWESTGLGLPRPLLEFLFDSTRTVVDLLRATVIHRHPGMRVIVPHSGAALGSLADRVTTLLPLAVGVDAEALHLWEQLTSLWFDTAGTPFPHAIPALTSLVGTDRILYGSDSCWTPPAVVDAQLASLDTAPHPSGVSSWRELAGANAARLLNASGHPHPRADREKA; encoded by the coding sequence ATGCCTTCGCCGCTCGTCGATGTCCATGCGCACTTCGTCACGGACGACTATGTCGCGGGTGCCAGAGCCGCAGGAATCGAGCATCCCGACGGCATGCCGGGCTGGCCGGGCTTCGATGTCGGCGATCAGCTCGCGAGCATGGACAGGCGGGGCATCGCCCGCGCGGTGCTCTCGCTCTCGTCGCCCGGCGTGCATCTCGTCGCCGGGCGGGATGCCGAAGCAGCGGCGATGGCGGAGCACGTCAACGACGTCGCACTCGGATACGTCGACGACCATCCGGGGCGCTTCGACTGCTTCGCCTCCGTTCCCCTGCCCGATGTGGACGCGGCGCTGCGGGAGCTGACGCGGGCGATGACGGCGGGCGCGACCGGAATCGCGGTGGAGTCGAACGCGCACGGGCAGTACCTCGGGGATCCGGCTCTCGAGCCGTTGTGGGCGGAGCTCGACCGGCGGCGAGGGATCCTCTTCATCCACCCGACCTCGCCGGTGTCGTGGGAGTCGACGGGACTGGGGTTGCCACGCCCTCTGCTGGAGTTCCTCTTCGACTCCACCCGCACGGTCGTCGACCTGCTGCGAGCCACAGTGATCCACCGGCACCCGGGGATGCGTGTCATCGTGCCGCACTCGGGAGCGGCACTCGGGAGCCTCGCCGACCGGGTCACCACCCTCCTCCCGCTCGCTGTCGGCGTCGACGCCGAGGCGCTCCACCTGTGGGAGCAGCTGACGTCCCTGTGGTTCGACACGGCCGGGACGCCGTTCCCGCACGCGATCCCCGCATTGACGTCGCTGGTCGGCACCGACCGGATCCTGTACGGCAGCGACTCCTGCTGGACACCGCCCGCCGTGGTCGACGCGCAGCTCGCGTCCCTCGACACGGCTCCCCACCCCAGCGGCGTCTCCTCCTGGCGTGAGCTGGCTGGAGCCAATGCCGCACGCCTCCTGAACGCGAGCGGACACCCCCATCCCCGTGCCGACCGTGAGAAAGCGTGA
- a CDS encoding IclR family transcriptional regulator, protein MEEPSAAVARRTGVVDRAFSILAAFDERHAALSLTAIAGRAGLPINSALRIVRSLVGVGALERRDDGLYVVGLRLFEIAALAPRSQGIRRIAMPFLQDLHAVTEEHVLLTVREGDEAVLIERLSARGAGRVAYRVGGRLPLHGTGGGLVLLAHSPREVQEAMIAHADVDLTGPGRLAFPTGDELRRRLAAIRQEGSLVFAASAVDGMGTVAAPVFGRAREVVAAVSVVAPADKQVLEGLLPAVRVTARAVSGALEPRRPTAGWKSPLR, encoded by the coding sequence ATGGAGGAACCCTCGGCAGCCGTCGCCCGCCGCACCGGGGTGGTGGATCGGGCGTTCTCGATCCTGGCGGCGTTCGACGAGCGCCATGCAGCGCTCTCCCTGACCGCGATCGCAGGCCGTGCCGGTCTGCCGATCAACAGCGCTCTGCGGATCGTCCGGTCACTCGTCGGCGTCGGCGCTCTCGAACGACGCGACGACGGGTTGTATGTCGTCGGTCTCCGACTTTTCGAGATCGCAGCGCTCGCTCCGAGGAGCCAGGGCATTCGACGAATCGCCATGCCGTTCCTGCAGGACCTCCACGCCGTCACCGAGGAGCACGTCCTCCTCACCGTCCGCGAAGGCGACGAGGCGGTGCTGATCGAACGCCTGTCCGCTCGTGGTGCGGGCCGCGTCGCCTATCGCGTCGGCGGGCGCCTGCCCCTGCACGGAACCGGTGGCGGCCTCGTCCTGCTCGCCCACAGCCCCCGTGAGGTGCAAGAGGCCATGATCGCTCACGCCGATGTCGATCTGACAGGACCAGGACGATTGGCCTTCCCGACCGGTGACGAGCTCCGCCGTCGGCTGGCCGCGATCCGGCAGGAGGGATCACTAGTCTTCGCCGCCTCCGCCGTCGACGGCATGGGCACCGTCGCGGCACCCGTCTTCGGGAGAGCGCGTGAGGTGGTCGCGGCGGTGTCGGTCGTCGCACCGGCGGACAAGCAGGTGCTGGAAGGCCTGCTGCCCGCCGTGCGCGTGACGGCCAGGGCCGTCTCCGGCGCTCTCGAACCGCGGCGCCCTACCGCTGGGTGGAAGTCGCCCCTCCGCTGA